Proteins encoded in a region of the Neodiprion lecontei isolate iyNeoLeco1 chromosome 5, iyNeoLeco1.1, whole genome shotgun sequence genome:
- the LOC107224075 gene encoding uncharacterized protein LOC107224075 isoform X2 yields MEVVGRKSSSGLRPTDRHLLCTEHDCPYRNEIGKETYLRVTKWATWFHLLYTLKPWRLENSASSDGDGEADLAFFKTKHGISDRIEALQEVWIYRTKTCDDITTEIK; encoded by the exons ATGGAGGTTGTTG GCCGGAAATCCTCCTCCGGACTCCGGCCAACAGACCGTCACTTACTGTGTACCGAGCACGACTGTCCATACAGGAATGAAATAGGGAAGGAGACATATCTTCGCGTTACAAAGTGGGCCACATGGTTTCATTTGCTGTATACCTTAAAACCATGGAGACTAGAG AACAGTGCAAGTAG TGATGGCGATGGTGAGGCTGATCTTgcgtttttcaaaaccaaGCATGGGATATCTGATCGCATCGAAGCTTTG CAAGAAGTATGGATATATCGGACGAAAACTTGTGATGACATAACAACCGAAATTAAATGA
- the LOC107224075 gene encoding uncharacterized protein LOC107224075 isoform X1, giving the protein MEVVGRKSSSGLRPTDRHLLCTEHDCPYRNEIGKETYLRVTKWATWFHLLYTLKPWRLENSASSDGDDGDGEADLAFFKTKHGISDRIEALQEVWIYRTKTCDDITTEIK; this is encoded by the exons ATGGAGGTTGTTG GCCGGAAATCCTCCTCCGGACTCCGGCCAACAGACCGTCACTTACTGTGTACCGAGCACGACTGTCCATACAGGAATGAAATAGGGAAGGAGACATATCTTCGCGTTACAAAGTGGGCCACATGGTTTCATTTGCTGTATACCTTAAAACCATGGAGACTAGAG AACAGTGCAAGTAG TGATGGCGATGATGGCGATGGTGAGGCTGATCTTgcgtttttcaaaaccaaGCATGGGATATCTGATCGCATCGAAGCTTTG CAAGAAGTATGGATATATCGGACGAAAACTTGTGATGACATAACAACCGAAATTAAATGA
- the LOC124294651 gene encoding putative nuclease HARBI1 encodes MVNVGPNDEDEGEVQRAPKRYIRDGQNPFEFYSEQEFKRRFRFSKDGIMYGILPRIEAALVSANNRGLPIPPVMQLLICLRFYATASFQLVNGDLMTISQSTVSRIIHRVSAQIASLIHAIIKFPSTEAAMIANRDLFRQLGARREGIGLPGVDGAIDCTHIRLCHTKFADLQEVYRNRKGYFSLNVQAVVGPNMEFLDVVPEWPGSNHDSQIFQNSRIYMRYHERQLTGTLVGDAGYPCLPFLLTPLANPITDAQQRYNNVQSRTRQIVERTFGVWKRRFPCLSRGLGTKLLCSTTIVVACAVLHNLSLTLDNALPEDNRIEEEEADELPLQAPHWQPGEGFAIREALIERLFI; translated from the exons ATGGTCAACGTTGGGCCGAATGACGAAGACGAGGGTGAAGTACAGCGAGCTCCGAAGAGATACATCAGAGATGGTCAAAACCCGTTCGAGTTTTATTCCGAGCAGGAGTTCAAACGGCGATTCCGATTTTCAAAGGATGGTATTATGTACGGAATACTACCTAGAATTGAAGCTGCCTTAGTCAGTGCCAATAATCGTGGTCTACCAATTCCACCTGTCATGCAATTATTAATATGTCTACGATTTTACGCTACCGCTAGCTTTCAA CTCGTCAACGGAGATCTGATGACTATATCGCAGTCTACAGTATCGAGGATAATACACAGAGTATCGGCTCAAATTGCATCATTGATTCACgcaattatcaaatttcctaGTACGGAAGCTGCTATGATCGCAAACAGAGATCTATTCAGACAACTTGGTGCACGCAGGGAGGGTATCGGTTTACCTGGCGTTGATGGCGCTATCGACTGCACTCACATTCGATTATGTCATACGAAATTTGCAGACCTGCAGGAGGTTTATAGGAATCGTAAGGGATATTTTTCCCTCAATGTACAG GCAGTTGTCGGACCCAATATGGAATTCTTGGATGTGGTTCCGGAATGGCCTGGAAGTAACCATGACAGtcaaatattccaaaattcacGAATTTACATGCGGTATCATGAGAGACAACTTACTGGAACCCTGGTTGGAGATGCCGGCTATCCGTGCTTGCCATTTCTGCTGACTCCACTGGCAAATCCAATTACAGATGCTCAACAAAG GTATAACAACGTACAAAGCAGAACAAGgcaaattgttgaaagaaCATTTGGAGTTTGGAAGCGACGTTTTCCTTGCCTATCCCGAGGTTTGGGAACCAAATTGTTGTGCTCTACCACAATTGTTGTAGCTTGTGCCGTACTACACAATTTATCACTAACATTGGATAATGCTCTTCCGGAAGATAATCGcatcgaggaagaagaagcggATGAATTGCCACTTCAAGCACCGCATTGGCAGCCTGGAGAGGGTTTTGCAATACGCGAAGCTCTAATCGAACGgttattcatttaa
- the LOC107224100 gene encoding transmembrane protein 47 isoform X2: MAQTTTIETVTITRPLKVIAFVCGVIVILLMIMGLASTDWLMALGWRQGLFAHCIEDGAPTPLPFHMTTPAGCYQARDVGYIKAAAALCVVCLLADIAATILTGLGLRSQDHRDKHKYYLFAVFCMGLALAALLIALVVYPVCFAAELNHGNRTMWEFGWAYGVGWGAAIFLFGGAVLLLCDKESEEIYYKERKIVRDDIGGGGGSMIGVGHHGVRSGTQLA, translated from the exons ATGGCTCAAACAACCACAATCGAAACTGTGACCATCACCAGGCCACTGAAA GTGATAGCATTCGTATGTGGGGTGATAGTCATTTTGTTAATGATAATGGGACTGGCATCGACTGACTGGTTGATGGCGCTAGGATGGCGACAAGGTCTCTTTGCACACTGTATTGAAGACGGTGCCCCGACTCCATTGCCATTCCATATGACTACACCAGCGGGATGTTATCAGGCTCGGGATGTCG GATACATAAAAGCGGCAGCTGCGCTCTGTGTCGTATGTCTTTTGGCTGATATAGCAGCAACAATTTTAACAGGACTAGGCCTGCGATCTCAAGACCATCGCGATAAGCACAAGTATTATCTTTTTGCGGTGTTCTGTATGGGGCTTGCAT TAGCCGCTCTTCTCATAGCTCTCGTCGTTTATCCAGTCTGCTTTGCTGCAGAACTGAATCATG GAAACCGAACTATGTGGGAGTTTGGCTGGGCGTATGGAGTTGGCTGGGGGGCAGCTATTTTTCTATTTGGTGGAGCAGTACTTCTCTTATGTGATAAAGAGAGCGAAGAAATTTACTacaaggagagaaaaatcgtcCGTGATGATataggaggtggaggaggttCCATGATTGGAGTAGGGCATCACGGAGTAAGAAGCGGCACACAGCTAGCTTAG
- the LOC107224100 gene encoding transmembrane protein 47 isoform X1 encodes MIMYTAADNRMGQNEIAQVIAFVCGVIVILLMIMGLASTDWLMALGWRQGLFAHCIEDGAPTPLPFHMTTPAGCYQARDVGYIKAAAALCVVCLLADIAATILTGLGLRSQDHRDKHKYYLFAVFCMGLALAALLIALVVYPVCFAAELNHGNRTMWEFGWAYGVGWGAAIFLFGGAVLLLCDKESEEIYYKERKIVRDDIGGGGGSMIGVGHHGVRSGTQLA; translated from the exons ATGATTATGTACACCGCCGCTGATAATCGTATGGGGCAAAACGAGATTGCTCAG GTGATAGCATTCGTATGTGGGGTGATAGTCATTTTGTTAATGATAATGGGACTGGCATCGACTGACTGGTTGATGGCGCTAGGATGGCGACAAGGTCTCTTTGCACACTGTATTGAAGACGGTGCCCCGACTCCATTGCCATTCCATATGACTACACCAGCGGGATGTTATCAGGCTCGGGATGTCG GATACATAAAAGCGGCAGCTGCGCTCTGTGTCGTATGTCTTTTGGCTGATATAGCAGCAACAATTTTAACAGGACTAGGCCTGCGATCTCAAGACCATCGCGATAAGCACAAGTATTATCTTTTTGCGGTGTTCTGTATGGGGCTTGCAT TAGCCGCTCTTCTCATAGCTCTCGTCGTTTATCCAGTCTGCTTTGCTGCAGAACTGAATCATG GAAACCGAACTATGTGGGAGTTTGGCTGGGCGTATGGAGTTGGCTGGGGGGCAGCTATTTTTCTATTTGGTGGAGCAGTACTTCTCTTATGTGATAAAGAGAGCGAAGAAATTTACTacaaggagagaaaaatcgtcCGTGATGATataggaggtggaggaggttCCATGATTGGAGTAGGGCATCACGGAGTAAGAAGCGGCACACAGCTAGCTTAG